The genomic stretch CCCTTGATCCGTAGAACAGCAACTTTGGAGTCGAGATTATAGTTGATGGTTATAGTTTTGTCGAAAGGTCCTGGTCTATTTTTAGGATCGAAGGTTACTTTTATGGTTCCTTGCTTGCCCGGAGCAATTGGTGCCTTGGTCCATTCCGGTGTTGTGCAACCGCACGAAGCGCTTACGTTACCGATGATAATAGGCGATGAGGCTTTGTTTACAAACACAAAGGTGTAAATGGCTGCTCCTGCGTCTTCCTTTATTTTTCCGAAATCATGCTCGGTGCTTTGAAAGTTCATTGACGGGGTTTGAATCTGGGAGAAACCCGCTGTAGCAAAAAGTATTAGTCCGGCTAAGGATAGTTGCTTTACAATTGTCTTCATCATAGCTGTCGTAGATTTATCTTTCCAAAGGTATGATTTTTTGAATTTTTCAGGATTTGTTTTGCAGTTTTATTGGAGAATTAAGATTTTTTAACTTCAGGATGTGCTGAATTCGTCCTCTGAAGGTGGGTTCGTCGAATTATATCCACTCTTCTGAGTTGGATGGCGCTACAATTAAAAACTCTTTCTACCTTTACGGCTGGTGTGTATTCTTGATTTGGAACGGCCAATAATGGGCATGGAGTCATTACAAAAAACGATTTATACGTCTATATACAGGAGGAGTGTTTTGCTGTTTCGCGGTTTTCCGGGAAGGCAGTTCTTAACGTTTACTCTTATTGGGCTATTTTATTTTCTGTCGACTATTGAGGCGAAAGGCCAGTTTTACAACGGAATTCAGATGACTTTCGGTAAAAACCGGGTCCAGTACAACCAGTTTCGTTGGAGTTACTTTCGTTACGAGCGATTCGACGTTTACTTCTACCAAGAGGGTCGGGATGTGGCGCAATACGTTGCAAAGATTGCCGAAAGTAAGCTCTCAGAGGCTGAGGATTTATTCTACAATCCAGTCGATCAACGTCTAATTTTTGTGGTCTATAGCCGGCTTACCGACTTTCGGCAAAGCAATATTGGTCTTGTTGGTGCTTCCGACGAGTATAATATTGGAGGCACAACGGTTATTATTGACAATAAAATCTCCATTTATAACGAGGGCGATTTAAACAAACTTGAGAATCAGGTGGCTGGAGCTGTGGCCCAAGTGGTGATTCGAAACTTGTTGTCGGGTACATCTCTTAGCGATAAGTTAACTGGGGATACCGGAGTAGAACTTCCGGAGTGGTTTCAAACGGGACTGGAGCGTTATACCGCCAAGGATTGGTCGTTACAAGCTGATGCCGATTTTAAAAGTGGTTTTATTGTGGGACGTTACCGTAAGCTAATCACCCTTCGCAACGAGGATGCTGCAATTGCCGGACATGCTTTCTGGTCATTTATTGCTAAAACATATGGAAAGGGAACCATTTCCGATATACTCTACCTTACTCGGGTAAACCGAGATTATAACGCCTCTATTTATCAGGTTTTGGGCATTTCTGTAAAGAAGTTGATGAAGGAGTGGGAGGCATTTTACTGCAACCGATACCAAGACGACAGCAGTAGAGTTGCCCCCGAAGGCACGCTTGTGGTAAAGAAACCGCGTGTGGGGGTTGTTGTTTCTCAAGTAAAGATTAGCCCCAACGGAAAACAACTGTCGTATGTGACTAACGAAATGAGTAAGCAAACTATTTGGCTCTACTCTCTCGACAGAAAGAAGCGTAAAAAAGTAATTTCCTTTGGACATAAGTTGGAGCAGATCCCCGATTTATCGACACCAGTAATGGCTTGGCATCCTAATTCGGAGCTGCTCACGTTTATTGTGGAGGAAAAGGGTTGGATGTATCTTTACTACTTCAATGTAGCTACCCGGGAAATGTCCAAGCGGATGCTTCCTGAATTCAGGAAGGTGCTTAGCTACTCATTCTCACCCGATGCCAAGCGTTTAGTGCTTTCAGCCGTAAGGGATGGGAAAAACGACCTCTTCCTGTTTTCAATGGCCAGTGGAAACGTTGAACGGATAACCAACGATCCATACTCGGATATTGACCCACGGTTCGTGAAGAAGGGAACCGCCATCATGTTTTCATCCGACCGGTCTTCGGATACCTTGCTAGTAAAGGATATTGTTGATTTCGTCCCACGTAAGTCAAAAGATTTGTTTGTAGTAGATTATCCGTTGACCTCCAATCCACCTATTGCGCAGCGTCTTGACGATTACACTCCTTCATTAAAGCGTGGAGCTGTCGAATTATTGGGTGATAGAACGGTTTTCTTAAGCGATCAGAATGGAATTGCCAATAGATATGTGGCACGATCCGATAGCGCCATTAACTTTATTGATACGTCTATTCACTACCGTCACTTTTTGTTCTCAAAACCTCAGACAAACTATAAAGGGTGGATAACTACTGCCGATTATAATCCCACCGCATCAATGTTTGCTGAGGTAGTGCAGGCAGATGGGCGCAGTAGAACCTATTTTGGAAAATCCGACTTTGCGGGTGAGATCAATGGCACGTCGAAACTAAAGCCAACCGTATATGCGGCAGAGCTGCAGCGACGCGATTATCTTGCCGATAGCATTGCTGCGGTTACACCTAAAACTGTCATTATTTCTGCAGTGTTTGCCGACAGTGTGAAGCGTGCAAATACCCTAACGGACTCATCCTTCGTCGATGTGAATGGGTATGTGTTTGAGGAGGAGAAACTCAATGCTTATTTCGCTAAGCAGTATGGCGATTATTTTTATATTCAGAAGGATGGAGACGAGGCAGTAGAACGAAAGAAGGCACGCGTTTATGAGACAAATTTCTATCCACACTACTTGGTGAATCAGATTGATTTCGGGTTTCTAAACTCTTCTTATCAGGCCTTTACCGGTGGTGCCGTATATTTTAATCCGGGCATGAATGTTCTTTTTAAGGTTGGTACGCGCGATTTGTTTGAGGATTATCGATTAGTAGGTGGTGTTAAGTTTTCCAGCGATTTTGCCAGTAATGAGTATCTCCTCAGCTTCGAAAACCTAAAGAAACGAGTCGATAAGCAAATTGTGTTTCACCGACAGGCATTTAAAAACGAAACGGGCGATTTCATTGAGAAGATTCATTCTCACGAGGTTTTGCTTTCGCTGAAATATCCCTTTACCCAAGTTTCGGCAATTAAAGGAACGTTTATTGTCCGTCACGACAGGCAGGTTATCCTGAGTACCGATATACAAACCCTTGGAGCAGTAAATTCCAATAAACTTTGGACTGGTGTTAAGTTTGAGTATATATTTGATAATACGATTCGTCGAGGTGTAAATATTTTCTATGGAACACGCTATAAGGCGTTTTCCGAATCATACCTACAGATTAATGGCAATACAGACGATTTGCACGTGTTGGGTTTCGATTTCCGTCACTATGCCAAGATCCATCGCGATCTGATATTTGCTACGCGGTTCGCAACCTCTACATCCTTTGGTAGTGCTCGTCTTGTTTACTATCTCGGAAGCGTGGATAACTGGATAAACCTCAATAGCACTGTTCCTACCTTCAATAGTAACATTCCCATAAAGCAACGGGCAAACTACGCCTTCCAGACATTGGCAACAAACATGCGCGGTTTCTCACAAAACATACGTAACGGAAATAGTTTTGCTGTTCTCAACAACGAGGTGCGTTGGCCATTTGTAAGATACTTTGCGAATCATTCCTTTAGTTCCGGATTTTGGGATAACCTCCAAGTTTGCCTTTTTGGCGATGTTGGAACTGCCTGGACTGGCCTTACTCCTTATTCGGGAGAGAATAGTTACGATAAGCGTATCTATTATAATGGTCCAATAACCGTAGAAGTCGAAACGAATATTGAGCCCATTGTCTACGGTTACGGTTTTGGGGTAAGAAGTAAAGTACTTGGATATTTCATGCGGTTTGATTGGGCTTGGGGTGTTGATTCTGGCGTTCGCCAGCCAAGGATTTTTTACTTTTCATTAAGTACCGATTTCTAACAAAAAAATTGTGCGTTTTAATTGCGTTGACTGTTTATATTCCCGAACTTGTGCTAAGTTAAAAGTATATGTTGAGCGGGGATGTAGATCGTGAATCGTTACGGTCTAATAACGAAAATATTACTTGGGCATGGTAGATGGAATGCAACTCCAAGAGGCTGGCAAACAGCTGCTTTCGGATTTAAAAACTTTGCGACGTAATTTGCACCAAAACCCTGAACTCTCGTTTCAGGAGATTAATACTTCTGCCATAATAAAAGAGCGCCTTACCCTGCTAGGTATCGAGAATCATCCGATTGTAGGAACTGGTGTTTACGGCCTTATTCGATGTGGCAAACCCAATGCCGACCTGATTGCTCTGCGTGCCGATATGGATGCCCTTCCCGTTACAGAGGCAACGGGGTTGCCCTTTGCCTCAAAACAGGCAGGTGTAATGCATGCTTGTGGTCACGACATGCATATGACGTGCCTGTTGGGTGCTGCGGAGTTACTTTTGAAGTTTCGTGCTCAATTATCCAACGATATTTTGCTCGTATTCCAACCGGCAGAGGAGGTTTTGCCCGGTGGAGCCATAAAAATTATAGAGGAGGGACTTTTCGATAGGTTCAAACCAAAAGCCTTTTTGGCACTGCATGTCGATCCTGATATTCCTACTGGTAAATTTGGCTTTCGACCGGGACGCTATATGGCATCTGGCGATGAGATCTATCTTCGGGTTCATGGAAAAGGTGGTCATGCCGCCATGCCACACCGATTAACTGATACAGTTTTGGCTGCTTCTGAAATTATTGTTTCGTTGCAGCAGATTGTCAGCCGCAAGGCCCCCGCAGGAATACCCACTGTCCTTTCTTTTGGGCGATTTATTGCCGATGGTGCCACCAACGTAATACCCGACGAGGTATTTCTCTCGGGGACTTTCCGAACCTTTGATGAACCGTGGCGCAATCAAGCCCATACTCTAATAAGGGAGGTCGCCAGTAATATAGCAAAGGCGCACGGAGCTGAGTGTAGCATTGAAATAAAGCCTGGCTATCCGTGCCTTTACAACGATCATGAACTTACAGACCTGTCGACCACTACTTTGGCTACACTTTTTGGACCGGAATCCATAGTTGCCCTCGATATTCGAATGACAACGGAGGATTTTGCTCATTACGCGCAGCTTTTCCCATCAGTATTTTTTAGGCTTGGGGTAGCTGGCGAGAAAGGCGCCGGACGACTCCATGCGGGCAACTTTCAACCCGACGAAGAGGCTATTTTTTATGGCTCTACTTCTATTGCCTGGTTGGCGATGGTGTGGTAGTTCTTGTATTGTCCAGAATGGCAGGTATATGCGTGTCGAATATTTTTCTTGTTTATAATGGTTCTTTTTTGTGTTTTCCTTTTTTTATTTTTCGAATTGAGCTTAAATTTGTAGCGTCAAATTGACGTATAACTAAAAAGTAATCAAAATGGCTTATAAGATTGGTGAAGATTGCACCGCTTGCGGTACATGTATCGACGAGTGTCCTGTAGAGGCTATCTCCTCAGGCGATATCTACAAAATTGATGCAGAAATCTGCACCGATTGCGGTTCTTGTGCTGATGTTTGCCCAGTAGAGGCTATCCACCCAGCATAAGTAATACCAAGGGTATTCAATTAGGCCTTCTCGATGTATCGGGAAGGCCTTGTTTTTTTAAAGATCAGCATATGCTTGATCTTTTTTTGTTGCTACGCATGATGCTGAAAAATTTAAAATGATGTGGCTGGTCATTTCAGGCAATTGATAGAGCGGACCCTGTTAATGCGACGCTGATTTATTTTCCCGCTCTTGGATCAGGCTGTATCTCCAATTTTGCCATTTTGCTTATGGTAATGCTAGGTTGGCTAAACTCCTCGGTAACCACTCCCTGTAGCAGGTAAACACCCGTTCCTTTAAAGGGCCAGTGCGAAAGGCTGTCGGGGAAGTGTAGCGTGTCGAAGAATTGCCCATCGAGGTCGAGGAAGGTGCCAAAGTGCATTAGCTGGCCGTGCTTGGTGCGCACGTATTTAATGTGAACCAGCAGCCCAAGCGTTTTTATGGTATGACCTACCAGCGCGGGGAGTTCTCGTGCTTTAGGTCCTCCCCGGAACTTGGTTTTCAGAAGGTCGAACCATGTAAGTGTTACCGGAAATCCCAGCAGCTCTATCTCATCGAAAATATCCTCAATAATGGTCTCTTCAAGGTGGGGCAGATGAAATTCTTTTTCGGGGATATGGAAAAGGCTTCCGCCCGGCTGCTCTGGCTTGCGCTTATCGAGCAGGGTGTGTGCTTCCCACAGCAGGGCTACCTTGGGCTTGCCGGTGAATCGGAAGGCGTTTATTCGGATAAGTATTATGAGTTGCTCAATGCCGATGCCAATGCGGCGGGTAAAGTCACCAAGGCTTTGGTAGAGGCCGTTTTTCTCTCGCTCGGTTACAATTCGATGGGCAAGGTCTGCCTCAAGGTTGGCAATGTGGATAAAGCCCACGTAGATATTGGTTCCGTATATGCAGGTGGTGTAGGTGCTTTGGTTTACACACGGTAGATTGATGGTGGCACCCCATCGGCGGGCCTCGTTAAAGTAAACCCATGTGCGGTAGAATCCTCCAAAGTTGTTGATCACCGCCACCATGAACTCCAGCGGGTAGTGCGCCTTGAGGTAGAGGCTTTGGAAGCTCTCCACGGCGTAGGAGGCGGAGTGCGCCTTGGAGAAGGAGTATCCGGCAAACGACTCCACCTGCCGCCACACATCCTGTGCCACCTCTTGCGGCCGTCCCAGCTCCTTTGCTCCATTGAAGAAGTTCTCCTCAATGCGCTTGAACTCGCCCTTTGAGCGAAACTTCCCGCTCATGGCTCGGCGCAGGATATCGGCATCGGCAAGGTCGAGGCCCGCAAAGTGGTGACACACCTTTAGCACATCCTCTTGGTAAACCATTACGCCATAGGTTTCGCCTAGCTGCTCCTCCATTACCGGATGGCTGTATTTGAATCCCGTTGGGTTGTGGAAACGTTGGATGTATTCGCGCATCATACCGCTCTTGGCCACCCCGGGGCGGATGATGGAGCTGGCTGCCACCAGCGTAAGGTAGTCGTTGCAGCGCAGCTTCTTCAGCAGTCCGCGCATAGCAGGACTTTCCACGTAGAAACAGCCTATTGTTTCGCCGTTTTGCAGCTGCTCCTTAACCTTTGGATCTTTCTTGAACTGCTGCACTCGATGGGCGTCGATATCGTCGCCCCTGTTTGCCCTAATAATATCCACCGCCTCCTTGATGTGCCCAATACCCCGCTGGCTGAGTATGTCCAACTTTTCGAATCCGATCTCCTCGGCCACATACATGTCCCACTCGGTGGTGGGGAAGCCCTTGGGTGGCATTTCCAGCGAGGTGTAGGTGGTAATGGGCTCTTCCGAAACAAGCACTCCTCCGGCGTGGATCGACCGTACGTGCGGAAAGTCCACCAGTTGGCTTCCGATAGAGAAGATTCGTTGCACAATGTGGTCGCGCTCCTTTTCGCCCACCTCGCCATCGGCAATTTTGTCGATCTCCTCTTTGGGCAGGCCGTAAACCTTACCCAGCTCCCGCACAATGGAGCTGCCCTGAAAGGTAACGGTTGCGCCAAGCAGGGCCGTGTGCCGTTTTCCGTAGCGCTTAAAGATGTAGTCTTGCACCTGATCGCGATCTTTCCAGCTGTAGTCGATGTCGAAATCGGGCGGGGAGGTGCGCTTGGGGTTCAGAAACCGTTCAAAGTAGAGGTTTAGCTCAATGGGATCCACGTCGGTAATGCGCAGGCAGTAGGCCACCACGCTGTTGGCACCGCTGCCCCGGCCCACGTGGTAAAAGCCTCGGCTCATGGAGTAGCGAATAATATCCCACGTAATGAGGAAGTAGGCCGAAAAGTTTAGGTCGTTGATTATTTTCAACTCCTTCTGCACGCGACCTACTGCAACCTTATCGTGGCGGCCGTAGCGATATTCCAATCCATCGAAAGCAAGTTTTTCCAGCAGCAGCTGGTCGTCGTAGCGACTACCGGTGAAGGTCTGCTTGTTCTTGCTTCCCTTGAGGTCGATGGTGAGCGAGCAGCAGTCGGCCAGCAGTTCGGCGTTTTCGATCAGTAGCGGTAGCGAGGCAAACCGATGGCGCAGGTCGTCGGGGCTAACCGGAACTTCGTCGGCAGCGGCAAGCATCTCCGGGGTTAATTTGCTCAGCAGCGTGTTGGCCTCCATGGCGCGGAGGTGGCGGTGCAGCTCGTAGCCCATGGCATCGGCAAAGGCTACCGGAGCCAGCGCCACCATTTTGCACTGATCGATGGCGGAGACATTTATCCTCACGCGGTTTACGTCCGATGGGCGAACGGTTATTAGCTCGCCATCGCGCAGCTTGGCCACGGGGCGTGAGCCGTAGGGGTAGAGCGTAAAGGCATTTTGAAACTTGTAATCTTTAGCAGCCTCCATACTTTTTACCTCCTTGCACTGCGAGAGTATCTCATTTATCTCCCTAAAGCCATCCAGATTCTTGGCAATGGC from Williamwhitmania taraxaci encodes the following:
- a CDS encoding M20 metallopeptidase family protein: MVDGMQLQEAGKQLLSDLKTLRRNLHQNPELSFQEINTSAIIKERLTLLGIENHPIVGTGVYGLIRCGKPNADLIALRADMDALPVTEATGLPFASKQAGVMHACGHDMHMTCLLGAAELLLKFRAQLSNDILLVFQPAEEVLPGGAIKIIEEGLFDRFKPKAFLALHVDPDIPTGKFGFRPGRYMASGDEIYLRVHGKGGHAAMPHRLTDTVLAASEIIVSLQQIVSRKAPAGIPTVLSFGRFIADGATNVIPDEVFLSGTFRTFDEPWRNQAHTLIREVASNIAKAHGAECSIEIKPGYPCLYNDHELTDLSTTTLATLFGPESIVALDIRMTTEDFAHYAQLFPSVFFRLGVAGEKGAGRLHAGNFQPDEEAIFYGSTSIAWLAMVW
- a CDS encoding DNA polymerase III subunit alpha → MWITKSYNSLLYGTLPVEQLVAMAKTQGLQSLALTDINTSQGVMDFYKHCTQNGIKPLAGVEFRDGNHLLYTAIAKNLDGFREINEILSQCKEVKSMEAAKDYKFQNAFTLYPYGSRPVAKLRDGELITVRPSDVNRVRINVSAIDQCKMVALAPVAFADAMGYELHRHLRAMEANTLLSKLTPEMLAAADEVPVSPDDLRHRFASLPLLIENAELLADCCSLTIDLKGSKNKQTFTGSRYDDQLLLEKLAFDGLEYRYGRHDKVAVGRVQKELKIINDLNFSAYFLITWDIIRYSMSRGFYHVGRGSGANSVVAYCLRITDVDPIELNLYFERFLNPKRTSPPDFDIDYSWKDRDQVQDYIFKRYGKRHTALLGATVTFQGSSIVRELGKVYGLPKEEIDKIADGEVGEKERDHIVQRIFSIGSQLVDFPHVRSIHAGGVLVSEEPITTYTSLEMPPKGFPTTEWDMYVAEEIGFEKLDILSQRGIGHIKEAVDIIRANRGDDIDAHRVQQFKKDPKVKEQLQNGETIGCFYVESPAMRGLLKKLRCNDYLTLVAASSIIRPGVAKSGMMREYIQRFHNPTGFKYSHPVMEEQLGETYGVMVYQEDVLKVCHHFAGLDLADADILRRAMSGKFRSKGEFKRIEENFFNGAKELGRPQEVAQDVWRQVESFAGYSFSKAHSASYAVESFQSLYLKAHYPLEFMVAVINNFGGFYRTWVYFNEARRWGATINLPCVNQSTYTTCIYGTNIYVGFIHIANLEADLAHRIVTEREKNGLYQSLGDFTRRIGIGIEQLIILIRINAFRFTGKPKVALLWEAHTLLDKRKPEQPGGSLFHIPEKEFHLPHLEETIIEDIFDEIELLGFPVTLTWFDLLKTKFRGGPKARELPALVGHTIKTLGLLVHIKYVRTKHGQLMHFGTFLDLDGQFFDTLHFPDSLSHWPFKGTGVYLLQGVVTEEFSQPSITISKMAKLEIQPDPRAGK
- a CDS encoding DUF362 domain-containing protein encodes the protein MAYKIGEDCTACGTCIDECPVEAISSGDIYKIDAEICTDCGSCADVCPVEAIHPA
- a CDS encoding TolB-like translocation protein codes for the protein MTFGKNRVQYNQFRWSYFRYERFDVYFYQEGRDVAQYVAKIAESKLSEAEDLFYNPVDQRLIFVVYSRLTDFRQSNIGLVGASDEYNIGGTTVIIDNKISIYNEGDLNKLENQVAGAVAQVVIRNLLSGTSLSDKLTGDTGVELPEWFQTGLERYTAKDWSLQADADFKSGFIVGRYRKLITLRNEDAAIAGHAFWSFIAKTYGKGTISDILYLTRVNRDYNASIYQVLGISVKKLMKEWEAFYCNRYQDDSSRVAPEGTLVVKKPRVGVVVSQVKISPNGKQLSYVTNEMSKQTIWLYSLDRKKRKKVISFGHKLEQIPDLSTPVMAWHPNSELLTFIVEEKGWMYLYYFNVATREMSKRMLPEFRKVLSYSFSPDAKRLVLSAVRDGKNDLFLFSMASGNVERITNDPYSDIDPRFVKKGTAIMFSSDRSSDTLLVKDIVDFVPRKSKDLFVVDYPLTSNPPIAQRLDDYTPSLKRGAVELLGDRTVFLSDQNGIANRYVARSDSAINFIDTSIHYRHFLFSKPQTNYKGWITTADYNPTASMFAEVVQADGRSRTYFGKSDFAGEINGTSKLKPTVYAAELQRRDYLADSIAAVTPKTVIISAVFADSVKRANTLTDSSFVDVNGYVFEEEKLNAYFAKQYGDYFYIQKDGDEAVERKKARVYETNFYPHYLVNQIDFGFLNSSYQAFTGGAVYFNPGMNVLFKVGTRDLFEDYRLVGGVKFSSDFASNEYLLSFENLKKRVDKQIVFHRQAFKNETGDFIEKIHSHEVLLSLKYPFTQVSAIKGTFIVRHDRQVILSTDIQTLGAVNSNKLWTGVKFEYIFDNTIRRGVNIFYGTRYKAFSESYLQINGNTDDLHVLGFDFRHYAKIHRDLIFATRFATSTSFGSARLVYYLGSVDNWINLNSTVPTFNSNIPIKQRANYAFQTLATNMRGFSQNIRNGNSFAVLNNEVRWPFVRYFANHSFSSGFWDNLQVCLFGDVGTAWTGLTPYSGENSYDKRIYYNGPITVEVETNIEPIVYGYGFGVRSKVLGYFMRFDWAWGVDSGVRQPRIFYFSLSTDF